In one Anticarsia gemmatalis isolate Benzon Research Colony breed Stoneville strain chromosome 9, ilAntGemm2 primary, whole genome shotgun sequence genomic region, the following are encoded:
- the LOC142975679 gene encoding uncharacterized protein LOC142975679 yields MKTAPILLVVLLSFVCAAYCKDLIVGTSFNNRLIFQQKAEYNAIPLKKRVKEVFFSDPGQQIIKGVILRDLDHTDAIPSITAGGVGFSYANIRLKSDRGSGLNYQVEIYV; encoded by the exons ATGAAGACCGCACCGATATTACTCGTTGTACTTTTGTCGTTCGTTTGTGCCGCCTATTGTAAGGATCTGATTGTGGGAACGAGTTTCAACAACAGATTGATATTTCAGCAGAAAGCCGAGTACAATGCCATCCCACTCAAGAAGCGAGTTAAAGAGGTGTTCTTCTCTGACCCGGGACAACAAATCATTAAG GGTGTGATTCTCCGCGACCTCGACCACACAGATGCTATCCCCAGCATCACTGCCGGAGGAGTGGGTTTCTCGTACGCCAACATCAGGCTCAAGAGCGACCGAGGATCAGGCCTCAACTACCAGGTCGAGATCTACGTTTAA